Within Sorangiineae bacterium MSr11367, the genomic segment GGGAGTCCATGCCGAGCTCCGAGAAGCCGCGTGTCGACGACGGCAAATGGTCCGCTTTGATGCCGAGGACCCTCATGACCAGCACCTCGATATGCCGATCGAGCAGCGCACGCCGCTCACGCGCGGGGGTCTCGAGCAGCTGCTGGACGAAAGGCGGGCCGCCCGCCTCCTGCTCCTCCGCGCCAGCCGCGAGCTCCGAGAACATGGCCCTCGCCGCGAGTTGCGGTCCGAGCTTTGCCCAGTCGAGTGGCATGACGGCGGCCTGCACGGGAGCGCTGCGCAGCAGCATCTCGAGGATCTGTAGTCCTTGCTCGGGTTCGATCTCGTCGATGCCGCGGGCCGCCATGTCCTCGCCGGTCGTGCGTTCGGCCGCGAGCCCCACCCAGCGCCAGGCTCCCCAGTCGATACTGAGGGCCGGAAGCCCCTGAGCGCGCCGCAAGTGCGCGAGCTCGTCGAGGAAAACGTTGGCTGCGACGTAATTCGATTGCCCGGGCCGTCCCATCACCGCAGCCGCCGAGGAGTAGAGGATGAAGTGCTCCAGCGGCAGGTCGCACGTGTGCCGGTGAAGGTGCATGGCCCCGTCGACTTTCGGCCCCATGACCTTGGCGAAGCGCTCGGGGGTCTGCTGCACGATGACGCCATCGTCGAGCACCCCCGCGGCGTGGATGACGCCGCGCAGAGGCGGCAGATCGGCGGCGATTTGGCCGAGCATGCGAACCACGTGCGACTCGTTGCCGATGTCGCCTTCGAGGACGACGACCCTGGCGCCCGTGGCCTCGAGCTCGGTGCGCACGTCCGGCGACAGCGACGACGGACCACGGCGGCTCACCAGTGCGAGGCACCCCGCCCCACGCTCACCCAGGAAGCGCGCCGTCAGGACGCCGAGTGCCCCGGTGCCGCCGGTGATCAGGTAGGTGCCGTCGTCACGGAACCGCACGGGGTCGCCCGGGGCGCCCAGCGCCGGCGCCCGCTGAAGCCGCGGCACGCAGCGGTCGGACTTGCGAAGGGCGACGCAATCTTCGCCGTCGTCGGCGAGCAATTCCGCCAGCAGCCGCGCCGCGAGATGCTCCGTCCCCGGCGTCGTCATGTCAATGTACTTGACCTTTAGCTCTGGATGCTCGAGCAGAATGACCTTGCTGAGCCCCCACGAGGTCGCGCCGATCAGCCGATCGATGTCCCGCGCCCCGGCCGATGCCAGTGCATCCTGCGTCACCACCCAGAGCCGGGGCGCTTGATGGGCATCGCGCCCCACCAGTGCCTGCGTGAGATGCAGCAACTCCGTGGCCTGGCCGTCACCGAGGTACACCACGCCATCGATCGCGCCCCCGTCGCGCTCCAGCGCATGCAGTGCCGCGCGGAAATCGCGCCCCGGCTCGACCAGGTGAGCCTTCGCGCCCTGGGCGACCAGCTCCGCGCACAGCTCGGAGCCAAGACCGCCGGCGCCGGCGAAGACCCCGACGACGCGGTTTCGAAAGCGATCGTGCTCCAGCGCCGCAGGCCGTGACGGGCGCCATTCGATGTCGTACAGCCACTTGCGCAGGGCGCGCTGCTTGGAGCGAAGGATCCGCTCCCGGCTCACCGGCTTGAAGCGGAACGCCGTCAGCTCGGCGATGGCCTCCCCCTCCGGCGTGAACAACGTAAGCTCCGCCGACAGTTCGCCGCCCGCCTCGCCCGACGTGCGCGTGCGAACCCAGAACTCGAGCCCGGGGGCGCGGAAGAATCGCAGGCGCCCAACGCCCACGGGCAGGTAGGCGTCTTCGCTCGGAGCCTTGCCCTCGAAGCCGGCACCGATCGATTGAAAGCAGGCATCGAGCAGCGCGGGGTGCAGGCGCAGCGACTCGGCTTCCTTCTCGAGGCTGGGATCGCAGACGATCCACGCGAGCGTTTCGCCATTCCCCGCGCGCACCTCCTGGATGCCACGAAATGCCACACCGTAGGTGATGCCCGTGCGCTGGAGATCCTCGTAAAAGGACGCGACGTCGCCGGCGCGCGTGCACCGAGCCTCGAACACGGCCCGATCGATCTTCGCCGGAGCCGCGGACTCCAAAGCTTGCACGCGCCCGCTCGCGTGGCAGATCCACGAGGGCTGCTCCAGGGAGGTCTCGGGGTCGAGGCTGGTGATCTCGAAGGTGTACGAGCGACCTTCGCCCGGGGTAAAGACGGTGGCCACCTGCGTGGGCGACATCGTGAGCTCGAGCGGCTGATGGAACGTGACGTCCGAGATCTCCACGTCCTGCGTCCCGACCGCTCGCTGCCCACCGGCCAGCGCCATCTCGAGGTAGCACGCGCCCGGAAGGACGACGGCGCCGTAGACGAGATGGTGGGCGACGAACGCCGGCCGGCTCATGTCGAGCCCATTTTGAAACTGCACCTGCTTGGCCGGCGAGGCCACGCGCGTGCCCAACAGGGCATGCTCCGCCTTGCTCTCGCCCCAATGCTCGAGCGTGCGTATCCAGTATTTGTCGCGCTGAAAGGGATAATTGGGAAGCACGCGCCGCCGCGGACGCGGGCCATGGTGCAGCGACGTCCACGCCACCTCGATGCCGAGGCCATGCACCTCGCCGAGGGCGTCGAGCATTTGAAGGATCTCGCCACGCCCCTTGCGCAAGCTCGGCACCCAGCGCGCGCGGCTCCGAGGCAGCGTGCTCTGGCCGAGCCCGAGAAGCGCGGGCCGTGGACCGAGCTCCAGGTATACGGAGGCGCCGAGTTGCTCGAGCGTGCGCATCCCCGCTTCGAACCGGACCTCGTTGCGCACGTGGTCGACCCAGTACTTGGCCGTGACCACGTCGGGTCCGGCGACCTCGCCCGTGAGGTTCGAGACGAGGAGCAGACGCGGCGTCGCGTAGCGGATGGTGCCCGCAATCCGCGCAAATTCGTCGAGCATGGGCTCCATCAGGACCGAGTGGAATGCATGGCTCACGCGGAGCCGGTGCACGCGCACCTTCGTCGACCGGAACCGCTCCACGACCCGGCCTAGGGCCTCCTCCGGCCCGGAGATGACCACGTTGGCGGGCCCATTGGTCGCCGCAATCGCCACACGGCCTCCCTCCGTTGCGATCGCGCGTTCGACCTGGGCGCGCTCGGCATGCACGGTCCACATCTGCCCCGTGCGCGGCAAGCCGGCCATCAGCCGCGCTCGTGCCGCAATCAAGGTGAGCACGCTCTCGAGATCCATCACCCCCGCCAGGTGCGCGGCCGCGAGCTCTCCCACGCTATGGCCCATGAGCATGTCCGGCTCGACACCGCGTTCTCGCCAAAGGGCCGCCAGGGCAATCTCCAGGACCACCAGCGCCGGCTGCGTGTAGCGCGTATCGTGAAGGGGCGCGGCCTCGTCTTCCGCGTCCCCGGACGACTCGCCGAACAGCACCTCGGTCAGTGGCCTCTCGAGCTGCGGCTCGAGGATGCGGACACAACGATCCAGCGTCTCCCGGAAAACCGGCTCGCGTTCGTAGAGCTCGCGCCCCATGTTCACGTATTGAGAGCCCTGGCCGGAGCAGAGGAAGGCGATCTTGGGGCGCTCGGAGGCCACGCTGCGCTGCTTGTTCGCGAGCTCCTCCGCGCTCGCGAGGACGTCGAGCTGTGCGCGCAGATCGTCCATGGAGGCCACCGTCATCGCCACGCGATGCTGTAGGTGCGAGCGGCCTATCTGCGTCGTGTACGCGAGATCGCGCAATTCGACGTCGTGCTGGGGTCCGCCCGGCCGCAGCGCCGTGCGGTAACGCTCGACGAGCGCCGCGAGTGCAGGCAGCGTCTTGGCACTCAACGGCACCACCTGCATCTCGGCCGGGGCCTCCAGCACGCGCGCCTCGTGGTCGTCCGAGGGCGCGGTGAGCACGACGTGGGCATTGATGCCGCTCAGGCCAAAGGCGGAGATGCCCGCGAAGCGTCCCCCCAGCTTGTCGCTCCACGGCGTCTCTTCGGTGACGACGCGCAACGAGCCGCGCCGCCAGTCCACGTGCGTGCTCGGTGTCCGCATGCCGATGTGGCGCGGAATGCGGCGATGCCGAAGCGCCTCGACCACCTTGATGATGCTGGCCACGCCCGCTGCGCCTTCGAGATGACCAATGTTCGATTTCACCGAACCGACCAACAAGGGCGTCTTCGGATCGCGATCCGGTCCGAAGACGGCGTGCAACGCATCGAGCTCGATCGGATCTCCCAGCGACGTTCCCGTTCCATGCGCTTCCACGTAATCGATCTGGGACGGCGCAACGCCCGCCGCATCGAGCGCGCGCTTGATCACCTCCTGCTGCGCCGCACCGTTGGGCACCGATATGCCTCCGGCGGAGCCATCGTGATTCACCGCCGATCCGGCCACGATCGCGAGCACGGGATTGCCGTCGCGACGAGCGTCGGCAAGGCGCTTGAGCACGACCACACCGATGCCTTCGCCGCGACCATATCCATCAGCAGCGTCGTCGAACGACTTGCAGCGCCCGTCGGGCGCAATCGCCCCCAACTTGGAGAGCACGATGAAGGGCTCCGGCGACAGCATCAACGCGACACCGCCGGCCAGTGCCAGATCGCACTCACGATTGCGCAGGGCGGCCGCAGCTTGATGCAGGCACACCAGACTCGAGGAGCACGCGCTCGCCACGACCAGGCTCGGTCCGCGCAGCCCGAGATGGTACGAGATGCGGCCCGCCGGAAAGCTGAACTCCATGCCCGTACCGCTGTAGGGCAAGTCCTCGGGGTGCAGGCTCTCGAGTGGAATGCGACCGTAATCCACCGAGAGCACCCCGATGTACACCCCCGTCGAGCTGCCCGAGAGCCCCTCGACCGAGATCCCCGCATTCTCGATCGCCTCCCAGGCGACCTCGAGGAGCATGCGCTGCTGCGGGTCGATGCACCCGGCCTCGCGGGGCGACACGCCGAAGAGGTCCGCGTCGAACGCCGAGACGTCCTCCTCGAGGAAGCTGCCGACCTTCGTGTACATCGACCAACGCCGGCGGCGCTCCGGATCGTAGAGTGCCTCCACGTCCCAGCGTGCGGGCGGCACCTCGCAGATCGTGTCCCTCCCCGCCTCGAGGAGCTCCCAGAACGCGCGCGGTGTATCGCATCCTCCCGGAAAGCGGCACGCCGTCGACACGATGGCCACGGGCTCCGGCGTGGCTTTTTGCAGCGTCTCCAGCTTGCCTCGCAATTCGTGAATGACTTGGGCTGCACGTCGCAGCGCCTCCACATTGTCCATCTCGCTCATCGGCTAGGGCTCCCGTTTTGCAGCGAGGTCCACGCGTCGTGGATCAAGCGTTGCAGCTCGCGTTCGGTCATGGCTCGAACCTCGTCCGAGATCGCAGACGACGATTCGTGAGTCTTCGACGCCCCGAGCTCCTGCACCGCGGGCTTCTGCGACACTTCGAGCTCCGTCAGGTAGTCGGCAAGGGCTTGTACCGTCGGATTGAAGAAGAGCAACGTCGCCGGCAAGGGCCGGTCGAAGGCGCGGGAGAGGCGGTTGCGCAACTCCACCGCCATCAAGGAGTCCATGCCGCGCTCCATCAGGTTGACGCGAAAAATCCCGGCCAGGTCGTCCGCGTCGAGCTTGAGCACGGTGCCGACCTCGCGCGACACGTGCTCGCGCACGATGCTCTGCACGGCACTCGCCGGGGCCTCGTCGAGCCGCTGGCGCAAGTCGCTCGCGGCATTCCAATCCGGTACCCCCGCGGCGGAGAAGGCCGAAAATACGGCTTGGCGGCTGCACTCACGGTGTTCGCGCAACCAGGTAGGCCATTGCATCGGTGCGATGCACGCTTGGGCCCGACCGCTGCCAACGACGGCGTCGAGCGCGGCGAATCCCGACGGGGCGTCGATCGGCTCGTAGCCGCGGCCGGGCGCGGAGGTCGATGCACGCGCAGCCATGCCAAACTTGCCCCATGATCCCCAGGCCACCGTGGTGACCGGCAGGCCGCCTTCCCGTCGATGGTGGGCAAAGGCATCGAGGAAGGCGTTGGCCGCGCAGTAGCCGGTCTGGCCTACGTTGCCCAACGTGCCCGCTATGGATCCGAAGACGATGAAGAAGTCGAGCGGGAGCTTTTCACTCGCACCGTGGAGATTCCACACGCCGGACACCTTCGGAGCGAGCACGCGGTCCATCTCCGACCAACTTTGGCGGGGCAATAGCGCATCGGACAGCGCGCCCGCGGCATGCACGATGCCGCGCAGATCGGGCACGGCCGCGACGAGCTCGCGCACCCGCGCGGCGTCGGTGACATCGGCCATCACGACCTCGACCTGCACGGTGCCGTTGCCCATGGCCGCGATGTCCGCGAGGACGGTGTCGCTCGGCTTGCGCCGGGCGAGGAGGTAAATCCTGGAGGCGCCCCGGGCGATGAGCCAGCGCGTCGTTTCCAGACCGAGTGCGCCGCAACCACCGGTGACCAGGTAGCTCGCATCCTCGCGCACGGGGACGTTGGGAACGTCGGGTTCGAGGTCCAGCCGCGTCAACCGCGGTACGTAAAATCGGTCCTCGCGCATCGCCACGCGGTCGTCGTTCGAGAAGCGTTGCATCCAGTCGACGAGGGGCGCGGCGGATGTGGGCGTCTGCCCGAGGTCGACGAGGCCAATTTCCGCGTCGGAGAGCTCGTGCCGCAGCGCTTGGGCGAACCCCCAGAGCAACGCCTGCGCCGGCAACGGCGGCACGTCGCCGTGCCGCACGGCCTGGCAACGCTGCGTGACGAACACCAGGCGCGAGGACGTGACCGCACGCTCGGCCAGGGCTTGCGCGAGCAACAGGGCCCCTTGCAGAGCATGCTTCGAGGCCACGCGCGGGTCGGCGTCGTCGGTGCCTTCGAGCGACCAGAGGTAGGCAATGCCAAGTCGCTCCCCCCGACGCACGCGCAAGGTCTCGAGCAGTCGCTGAAAATGGTCCGGCCGCCGCGGCGACATGACGAAGCCCCCGCGTTCGCCCGTCGCGAACTCCAGGCCGCGCGACACCGTGGTGACGGGCACACCGCGCGCGAGCAACTCGTCCGCGATTCCTTGGCCGACCCCCTGCTCGTCGGCGAAGACCACCCAGCGCTCGACGGCGGGCAGCGGATCCGCCGTCATGTCGCCGAGCGCCATCGATTGCCAGCGCGTCTCGAAGAGCCAATCAGCCCATGGGGCCTTCAGCTTCGGCATCAGCGGGCGCGCGAACAGACCTTCGACGGTGGCCACGAGCTGGCCTCGTTCGTCCCACATCCACGCGTCGGCCAGCGATGTGTCCGGACGGAGCTTCAGTTGGACGCGTCGCACCTCGGAGCCGGAGGCCCAGCACCGAAAGCGCTCGAGGTTGACAGGCACGAATGTCCGCTCGTCGTCGTGCTGGCTGCCTACGATGGCAAAGAGCTGCAGGCAGGCATCGAGGATCGCCGGGTGAAACACGTACGACGAAGCCTCGACCCGGATCTCCTCGGGCATGCGCACGTCGGCCCAAGCTTCACCGTCCCGCCGTGCCGCACGCATCAATCCGCGAAAGGCGGGGCCATACTCGATGCCGCGCGCACGGCAATCCTGGAAATGTTGGCCGAGGTCGATGTCCTCCGCGTCCTCCGGTGTGCCCGAATCGGTGAGCGCGTCGGGCCGTGGCTGCGTGGGGGCGAGTCGGCCGCGCGCGTGAAGGGCCCATTGCTCGTCCGCATGGGAGAGGATCTCGAACGCGTACGCAGATCCATCGTTCTTCACGACGACTTGCAGCACCCTCGGGGCGTCATCCAGCACGAGCGGCCGAAGGAGCTCGAGCGACTCGAGCGTGCGCGGCACACCGGGAAGTTCCTCGGCCATCGCGAGTGCCATCTCGATGTAACCCGTCGCGGGCATCAGTGGCCGTTCGCCAATGCGATGCTGCGCGAGGAATGCCGGAGCGGTCGCAGACACCTCCAGCTCGAGCACGAGGGTATCGGCCGAGAAGGCCGCCGAGCGAACGCGCTTGCCGGACAGCGCCAAACGACGCCGATGACCGCGGTCGGACTCGCCGAACCAGCGATTTTCCTTCATGAGCCAATACGACTTGCGATCGAATGGGTACGTCGGGCAGTCACGCTTGTTTCTCCGATCGGTCTCCGATCCGGCGAAGGAATCGATTCCGCCCGCTTCGTAGACGGCACCGAGCGCCGACCACACGCGGGCAAGATCGTCCTGCGGGGGCTGCAGGCTGGGGATGCACACCAAGGCTTCGGCGTTCTCGCGGCGGCGAACGAGGCCCAGCAGGGTCGGCTTGGGGCCGATTTCCACGAACACGCGCTGGCCATGGGCCTCGAGCGCGTCGAGTCCATCGGCAAAGCGCACCGTGCTGCGCAGGTGCCGGACCCAGTACTCGGAATCGACGACCTCGTCGCGAACGATGGCGCCCGTAAGGTTGCTGACCAGCGGCACGCGGGCGGGATGGCGCACGATGCCTTCGACCACCTTCCGAAACGGCTCCAGAATGGCGTCCATTTGCGGCGAATGAAACGCGTGCGACACCCGGAGCCGCTGCGCGCGAACCCCGCGCGTGCGAAGTTTCGCCAGTACGGCGGAGAGCGCGTCTTCGTAACCGGAGAGAACGATCTGCGTCGGGCCATTGATGGACGCGATGGCGAGGCGCGGTTCGTAGCCTTCGAGCTCTTGCCGGACGGAGGACTCATCGAGCTCGATGGCCGCCATGGCGCCGTCGGCGCCCAGCGACTGCATCAGCCGACCGCGCTCGCAAACGAGTTGCAACGCGTCCTCGAGGCTGAACACGCCGGCCAGGTGCGCGGCCACGTACTCGCCCAGACTGTAGCCGAGAAGCGCGGAAGGAACGACGCCGCGCGCCCGCCACCAGCGGCTCAGAGCATATTCCAGTGCAAACAACGCCGGCTGCGCGCGGCCCGTCGGAAGGAGCGCGGCATCGCGGGCTCCTTCGCCGAACACCAGCTCGGTCAATCCGAAGCCGGCGCGCTCGAGAACGATGGCGTTGCAGCGTTCCCACGCGTCGCGAAACGCCGGATCGCCAAGCCAAAGGTCGCGCCCCATGCCCGCGTACTGCGCGCCCTGTCCGGTGAAAAGGAAGGCCACCGGCCGCGTGCCACGCTCCACGGGCGCACGCGAACGGGGCGAAGCTCCCTGCGTAGCCAGGAATTCGTCCAACCGGTGCACGAGCTCCGCGGCGTCGCGTCCCGTGATGGCCAGCCGGTGCGCGTGGTGCGTACGGGCGAACGTGGCCGTGAAGCACACGTCCTCGACGCGCACGGCTTGCTCACCCGCGCGGGTGACCAGTTTGCGATAGCGGCGCGCGAGCTCCGCGAGACCGGCAGCCGATCCTGCCGACAACGGCAAAAAGAGCGGCCCGGCCGAAGCGGCGGGCAACTCCGAGGCGGGCGCTTGGGCGAGGATGGCGTGGGCGTTGGTCCCCGAAAAGCCGAACGAGCTCACCGCCGCGTAGCGCTTCGCGTAGCCATCCGGCCAGGCAGCACGCTCGGTCGCGACGCGCAGCGCCCACGTGCTCCAATCGATGTGCGGATTGGGCGTCTCCATGTGGAGATGCCGCGGGATGGCCGCACGCTGCACGCACAGTGCGGCTTTGATCAATCCGACGATCCCCGCAGCACCTTCGAGGTGTCCGATGTTCGTCTTGACCGAACCAACCCACAACGGCGACTCGGCGGCACGCCCTGCGCAATAGCTCTCGCCGAGCGCTTCGATCTCGATGGGATCGCCGAGCGGCGTACCGGTTCCGTGCGCCTCGACGTACCCCACCTCGTGCGGTCGCACACCGGCGCGCTGCAACGCTTTGGCGATGACACGCTGCTGCGCCGGACCATTGGGCACGGTCAAGCCACCACTGCGCCCATCTTGATTGACGGCCGTTCCCTGGATGACGGCCACGATGGGATCGCGATCGCGCAGAGCAAGGGACAGACGCTTGAGAACGACGACGCCGCAACCTTCGCCACGAACGATACCGTTGGCCGCGGCATCGAAGGTCCGGCATACCCCATCGGGGCTGAGCATGCGCGCGCGGCACTCGATGAGCGTCCCCACGGGGGAGAGCACCAGGTTGACACCAGCCGCAATGGCCAGTTCGGCATCCCCGGACAAGAGCCCCTGACAGGCCAGGTGAACGGCCACGAGCGATGCCGAACAGGCCGTGTCCACGGTCATGGCCGGCCCCTCGAAGCCGAAGGTGTACGCAAGCCGGCCCGCGGCGGCGGCCATGCTGTTGCCGGCGCCGGTGTGGGCATCGATCGCATGGGGCGCACGCGTGGCAAGCTGCGCGTAGTCATTGGCGGACAGCCC encodes:
- a CDS encoding type I polyketide synthase gives rise to the protein MQRYGARAGRPPRVVRLLLWLADMAGLENDAKGHRDVMERALRKLQDADRKLKAYEQEKRERHEPIAILGIGCRLPGGVDSPEGFWDALMAGFHPVENVPKERFDIDAYFDADPDRPGTMYARCGAFVRDIDRFDPALFGISPREAEAMDPQHRLLLEVTWEALERAGLVPRALRGSTAGVYVGLSANDYAQLATRAPHAIDAHTGAGNSMAAAAGRLAYTFGFEGPAMTVDTACSASLVAVHLACQGLLSGDAELAIAAGVNLVLSPVGTLIECRARMLSPDGVCRTFDAAANGIVRGEGCGVVVLKRLSLALRDRDPIVAVIQGTAVNQDGRSGGLTVPNGPAQQRVIAKALQRAGVRPHEVGYVEAHGTGTPLGDPIEIEALGESYCAGRAAESPLWVGSVKTNIGHLEGAAGIVGLIKAALCVQRAAIPRHLHMETPNPHIDWSTWALRVATERAAWPDGYAKRYAAVSSFGFSGTNAHAILAQAPASELPAASAGPLFLPLSAGSAAGLAELARRYRKLVTRAGEQAVRVEDVCFTATFARTHHAHRLAITGRDAAELVHRLDEFLATQGASPRSRAPVERGTRPVAFLFTGQGAQYAGMGRDLWLGDPAFRDAWERCNAIVLERAGFGLTELVFGEGARDAALLPTGRAQPALFALEYALSRWWRARGVVPSALLGYSLGEYVAAHLAGVFSLEDALQLVCERGRLMQSLGADGAMAAIELDESSVRQELEGYEPRLAIASINGPTQIVLSGYEDALSAVLAKLRTRGVRAQRLRVSHAFHSPQMDAILEPFRKVVEGIVRHPARVPLVSNLTGAIVRDEVVDSEYWVRHLRSTVRFADGLDALEAHGQRVFVEIGPKPTLLGLVRRRENAEALVCIPSLQPPQDDLARVWSALGAVYEAGGIDSFAGSETDRRNKRDCPTYPFDRKSYWLMKENRWFGESDRGHRRRLALSGKRVRSAAFSADTLVLELEVSATAPAFLAQHRIGERPLMPATGYIEMALAMAEELPGVPRTLESLELLRPLVLDDAPRVLQVVVKNDGSAYAFEILSHADEQWALHARGRLAPTQPRPDALTDSGTPEDAEDIDLGQHFQDCRARGIEYGPAFRGLMRAARRDGEAWADVRMPEEIRVEASSYVFHPAILDACLQLFAIVGSQHDDERTFVPVNLERFRCWASGSEVRRVQLKLRPDTSLADAWMWDERGQLVATVEGLFARPLMPKLKAPWADWLFETRWQSMALGDMTADPLPAVERWVVFADEQGVGQGIADELLARGVPVTTVSRGLEFATGERGGFVMSPRRPDHFQRLLETLRVRRGERLGIAYLWSLEGTDDADPRVASKHALQGALLLAQALAERAVTSSRLVFVTQRCQAVRHGDVPPLPAQALLWGFAQALRHELSDAEIGLVDLGQTPTSAAPLVDWMQRFSNDDRVAMREDRFYVPRLTRLDLEPDVPNVPVREDASYLVTGGCGALGLETTRWLIARGASRIYLLARRKPSDTVLADIAAMGNGTVQVEVVMADVTDAARVRELVAAVPDLRGIVHAAGALSDALLPRQSWSEMDRVLAPKVSGVWNLHGASEKLPLDFFIVFGSIAGTLGNVGQTGYCAANAFLDAFAHHRREGGLPVTTVAWGSWGKFGMAARASTSAPGRGYEPIDAPSGFAALDAVVGSGRAQACIAPMQWPTWLREHRECSRQAVFSAFSAAGVPDWNAASDLRQRLDEAPASAVQSIVREHVSREVGTVLKLDADDLAGIFRVNLMERGMDSLMAVELRNRLSRAFDRPLPATLLFFNPTVQALADYLTELEVSQKPAVQELGASKTHESSSAISDEVRAMTERELQRLIHDAWTSLQNGSPSR
- a CDS encoding type I polyketide synthase is translated as MSEMDNVEALRRAAQVIHELRGKLETLQKATPEPVAIVSTACRFPGGCDTPRAFWELLEAGRDTICEVPPARWDVEALYDPERRRRWSMYTKVGSFLEEDVSAFDADLFGVSPREAGCIDPQQRMLLEVAWEAIENAGISVEGLSGSSTGVYIGVLSVDYGRIPLESLHPEDLPYSGTGMEFSFPAGRISYHLGLRGPSLVVASACSSSLVCLHQAAAALRNRECDLALAGGVALMLSPEPFIVLSKLGAIAPDGRCKSFDDAADGYGRGEGIGVVVLKRLADARRDGNPVLAIVAGSAVNHDGSAGGISVPNGAAQQEVIKRALDAAGVAPSQIDYVEAHGTGTSLGDPIELDALHAVFGPDRDPKTPLLVGSVKSNIGHLEGAAGVASIIKVVEALRHRRIPRHIGMRTPSTHVDWRRGSLRVVTEETPWSDKLGGRFAGISAFGLSGINAHVVLTAPSDDHEARVLEAPAEMQVVPLSAKTLPALAALVERYRTALRPGGPQHDVELRDLAYTTQIGRSHLQHRVAMTVASMDDLRAQLDVLASAEELANKQRSVASERPKIAFLCSGQGSQYVNMGRELYEREPVFRETLDRCVRILEPQLERPLTEVLFGESSGDAEDEAAPLHDTRYTQPALVVLEIALAALWRERGVEPDMLMGHSVGELAAAHLAGVMDLESVLTLIAARARLMAGLPRTGQMWTVHAERAQVERAIATEGGRVAIAATNGPANVVISGPEEALGRVVERFRSTKVRVHRLRVSHAFHSVLMEPMLDEFARIAGTIRYATPRLLLVSNLTGEVAGPDVVTAKYWVDHVRNEVRFEAGMRTLEQLGASVYLELGPRPALLGLGQSTLPRSRARWVPSLRKGRGEILQMLDALGEVHGLGIEVAWTSLHHGPRPRRRVLPNYPFQRDKYWIRTLEHWGESKAEHALLGTRVASPAKQVQFQNGLDMSRPAFVAHHLVYGAVVLPGACYLEMALAGGQRAVGTQDVEISDVTFHQPLELTMSPTQVATVFTPGEGRSYTFEITSLDPETSLEQPSWICHASGRVQALESAAPAKIDRAVFEARCTRAGDVASFYEDLQRTGITYGVAFRGIQEVRAGNGETLAWIVCDPSLEKEAESLRLHPALLDACFQSIGAGFEGKAPSEDAYLPVGVGRLRFFRAPGLEFWVRTRTSGEAGGELSAELTLFTPEGEAIAELTAFRFKPVSRERILRSKQRALRKWLYDIEWRPSRPAALEHDRFRNRVVGVFAGAGGLGSELCAELVAQGAKAHLVEPGRDFRAALHALERDGGAIDGVVYLGDGQATELLHLTQALVGRDAHQAPRLWVVTQDALASAGARDIDRLIGATSWGLSKVILLEHPELKVKYIDMTTPGTEHLAARLLAELLADDGEDCVALRKSDRCVPRLQRAPALGAPGDPVRFRDDGTYLITGGTGALGVLTARFLGERGAGCLALVSRRGPSSLSPDVRTELEATGARVVVLEGDIGNESHVVRMLGQIAADLPPLRGVIHAAGVLDDGVIVQQTPERFAKVMGPKVDGAMHLHRHTCDLPLEHFILYSSAAAVMGRPGQSNYVAANVFLDELAHLRRAQGLPALSIDWGAWRWVGLAAERTTGEDMAARGIDEIEPEQGLQILEMLLRSAPVQAAVMPLDWAKLGPQLAARAMFSELAAGAEEQEAGGPPFVQQLLETPARERRALLDRHIEVLVMRVLGIKADHLPSSTRGFSELGMDSLMAVDLRNRLQQAFQRVFPGTVAFDHPNLEALTSFVAGEVLQAEEAPTESDPAPVIDADVSALLDGLLQRDDAELHF